In Amycolatopsis solani, a single window of DNA contains:
- a CDS encoding LacI family DNA-binding transcriptional regulator, translating to MSSVELPQLRPTLADVARAAGVSTATASRVLNGFPRVRPKTRKQVESAMSALGYARQRAARATAGRTGSVALVVCEEVLRLFADPYFARISAGAGKQLTEAGLQLVLLTVPATENYEAPVVRYLDGGHVDGALVVGMHGRRPLDLDWLGIPVVFGGRPVRPGGCSSYVDVDNRGGAQRATQRLIDAGRRTVATIAGPQDMTAGVDRLLGYRQAVAGVGRGDRGLVVFGDFGQASGEHATTRLLSRRPNVDAIFAASDMMAVGALRALHRAGRRVPGDVAVIGFDDLPIGRRTDPPLTTVRQPIEEMGARMTGELLAMLDGSATPRCAVLDTKLVLRATA from the coding sequence GTGTCCTCCGTCGAGTTGCCCCAGCTCCGTCCGACCCTGGCCGACGTCGCGCGAGCGGCCGGGGTGTCGACCGCCACCGCGTCCCGCGTGCTCAACGGCTTTCCCCGGGTCCGGCCGAAGACCCGCAAGCAGGTGGAGTCGGCGATGTCGGCTCTCGGCTACGCCCGGCAGAGAGCCGCGCGGGCGACGGCGGGGCGCACCGGCTCGGTCGCGCTGGTCGTGTGCGAGGAGGTGCTGCGGCTGTTCGCCGACCCGTACTTCGCCCGCATCTCCGCCGGCGCCGGGAAGCAGCTGACCGAGGCGGGCCTGCAGCTGGTGCTGCTCACCGTGCCCGCGACGGAGAACTACGAGGCCCCGGTGGTCCGGTACCTCGACGGCGGCCACGTCGACGGCGCCCTCGTCGTCGGCATGCACGGGCGGCGCCCGCTCGACCTGGACTGGCTCGGCATCCCGGTGGTGTTCGGCGGGCGCCCGGTCCGGCCAGGGGGCTGCTCCTCCTACGTCGACGTGGACAACCGGGGCGGGGCGCAGCGGGCCACGCAGCGCCTCATCGACGCGGGACGGCGCACCGTGGCGACCATCGCCGGACCCCAGGACATGACCGCCGGCGTGGACCGCCTGCTCGGCTACCGGCAGGCGGTGGCGGGGGTCGGCCGCGGCGACCGCGGACTGGTGGTGTTCGGCGACTTCGGCCAGGCCTCCGGCGAGCACGCCACCACCCGCCTGCTGAGCCGCCGTCCGAACGTCGACGCCATCTTCGCCGCCTCCGACATGATGGCGGTCGGCGCGCTGCGCGCCCTGCACCGCGCCGGGCGGCGGGTGCCCGGTGACGTGGCCGTGATCGGGTTCGACGACCTGCCGATCGGCCGCCGGACGGATCCGCCGCTCACCACCGTGCGCCAGCCGATCGAGGAGATGGGCGCCCGGATGACGGGCGAGCTGCTCGCGATGCTCGACGGCTCGGCCACGCCCCGCTGCGCCGTGCTGGACACCAAGCTCGTCCTGCGCGCGACGGCTTGA
- a CDS encoding glycoside hydrolase family 27 protein, which produces MPARLRHLLTAAATALAVLTAPPAATAAPGSPALTPPLGWNSWNSFGCGVTETAIRQAADAMVSSGMKDAGYQYVVVDDCWFDPQRDAQGALRANASKFPSGMKALGDYIHGRGLKFGIYQVPTDRTCAQRTGTYPGSTGSAGHEVQDATTFASWGVDYLKYDWCSPAGTRDEQVARFTVMRDAVRATGRPIVYSINPNSYHAITGDKYDWGQVADLWRTTEDLLDIWQNGNTNSYPMGVGNVLDVTAPLAAQAGPGHWNDPDMLVVGRPGLSLTESRAHFALWALMAAPLMAGNDIRTMSADISAVLRNPRLLAVDQDRLGSGGRRVRDDGNAEVFAKPLADGSVAVGLLNRGSATATVSTTAAQIGLSGTAFTLTDLWTGATSTTGGPISASVPSHGVAAYRVSGGTPLASTTSRLRGTGSGRCLDVDNASTAAGAGTLIWDCQTAANQLWTTWGSGEVRVFGDKCLDATTSGAQVTSRPCTGQDNQKWTFGSDGSVRNVHSGLCLDAEGAATANGTHAILWSCNGQPNQRWSRA; this is translated from the coding sequence ATGCCCGCTCGACTCCGCCACCTGCTCACCGCCGCGGCCACCGCATTGGCCGTGCTCACCGCGCCACCGGCCGCCACGGCCGCACCCGGCAGCCCGGCGCTGACCCCGCCGCTGGGCTGGAACAGCTGGAACAGCTTCGGCTGTGGCGTCACCGAAACCGCGATCCGCCAGGCGGCCGACGCGATGGTCTCGTCCGGGATGAAAGACGCGGGCTACCAGTACGTCGTCGTCGACGACTGCTGGTTCGACCCGCAACGCGACGCCCAAGGCGCGCTGCGCGCCAACGCGTCGAAGTTCCCGAGCGGCATGAAGGCCCTCGGCGACTACATCCACGGGCGCGGCCTGAAGTTCGGCATCTACCAGGTGCCGACCGATCGCACCTGCGCCCAGCGGACCGGCACCTACCCCGGGTCCACCGGCAGCGCGGGACACGAGGTCCAGGACGCCACCACGTTCGCGTCCTGGGGCGTGGACTACCTCAAGTACGACTGGTGCTCCCCCGCCGGCACGCGCGACGAGCAGGTCGCCCGGTTCACGGTGATGCGGGACGCGGTGCGCGCCACCGGGCGCCCGATCGTCTACAGCATCAACCCCAACAGCTACCACGCCATCACCGGCGACAAGTACGACTGGGGCCAGGTCGCGGACCTCTGGCGCACCACCGAAGACCTGCTGGACATCTGGCAGAACGGCAACACCAACAGCTACCCGATGGGCGTGGGCAACGTCCTGGACGTCACGGCTCCGCTGGCCGCACAGGCCGGCCCGGGGCACTGGAACGACCCGGACATGCTCGTCGTCGGGCGGCCGGGGCTGTCGCTGACCGAGTCCCGCGCCCACTTCGCGCTGTGGGCGCTGATGGCCGCGCCGCTGATGGCGGGCAACGACATCCGCACGATGTCCGCCGACATCAGCGCGGTGCTGCGGAATCCGCGCCTGCTCGCGGTCGACCAGGACCGCCTCGGGTCCGGTGGCCGCCGGGTGCGCGACGACGGCAACGCCGAGGTCTTCGCCAAGCCCCTGGCCGACGGATCGGTGGCGGTCGGGCTGCTCAACCGCGGGAGCGCCACGGCCACGGTGAGCACGACCGCGGCGCAGATCGGGCTGTCGGGCACGGCGTTCACCCTGACCGACTTGTGGACCGGCGCGACGTCGACGACCGGCGGCCCGATCAGCGCGAGCGTGCCGTCGCACGGCGTCGCGGCGTACCGGGTATCGGGCGGTACCCCACTGGCCTCGACGACGTCCCGGCTGCGCGGCACGGGATCCGGGCGCTGCCTCGACGTCGACAACGCCTCGACGGCCGCCGGCGCGGGCACGCTGATCTGGGACTGCCAGACCGCGGCCAACCAGCTGTGGACCACGTGGGGCAGCGGCGAGGTGCGCGTCTTCGGCGACAAGTGCCTCGACGCCACGACCAGCGGCGCCCAGGTGACGAGCAGGCCGTGCACGGGGCAGGACAACCAGAAGTGGACGTTCGGCTCGGACGGCTCGGTGCGCAACGTCCACTCCGGACTGTGTCTGGACGCCGAAGGGGCGGCCACCGCCAACGGGACGCACGCGATCCTGTGGAGCTGCAACGGGCAGCCCAACCAGCGGTGGAGCCGCGCCTGA
- a CDS encoding extracellular catalytic domain type 1 short-chain-length polyhydroxyalkanoate depolymerase: MAGLKTTLAAVLLLAVTGTAAPPAAAASLVEVSDFGSNPGGMRMHVYVPDSHPARPAIVVAMHGCGGSGPGFHSGSEFASLADRYGFVVIYPSAQQQAGFGKCFDTWSDAAKHRGGGSDPVSIVSMVTYTEQHYGGDPSRVFATGSSSGGMMTNEMLALYPDVFQAGAAFMGVPFDCFAGAADYPPGVSKCTGGGMNRSPQQWGDAVRQAYPGYSGPRPRVQLWHGTADTLVPYSLLQEEIEQWTDVFGLSQTPTSSDTPQPGWQRRRYGDTVEAYSIQGAGHSLPATGMAAQAIAFFGLTGTVTPAGSCAVTATVSAWNTGLTENLTLTNTGSTAIDGWSLVFTLPGGQRVTSGWGATYSPASGQVTARNAPYNAVLAPNASITIGFQATHTGDAAAPSAFALNGKSCSLR; encoded by the coding sequence ATGGCCGGACTGAAAACGACGCTCGCCGCCGTTCTGCTGCTCGCCGTCACCGGGACGGCCGCCCCGCCGGCGGCGGCCGCGTCCCTGGTGGAGGTGAGCGACTTCGGCAGCAACCCGGGCGGGATGCGCATGCACGTCTACGTCCCGGACTCGCACCCGGCCCGGCCGGCGATCGTGGTCGCCATGCACGGCTGCGGCGGCTCGGGCCCGGGCTTCCACTCGGGCAGTGAGTTCGCCTCGCTGGCCGACCGGTACGGGTTCGTCGTCATCTACCCCAGCGCCCAGCAGCAGGCCGGCTTCGGCAAGTGCTTCGACACCTGGTCCGACGCGGCGAAGCACCGCGGCGGCGGCAGCGACCCGGTCTCGATCGTCTCGATGGTGACCTACACCGAACAGCACTACGGCGGCGACCCGAGCCGGGTCTTCGCCACCGGGTCGTCCTCCGGCGGCATGATGACCAACGAGATGCTCGCCCTCTACCCCGACGTGTTCCAGGCCGGTGCGGCGTTCATGGGCGTGCCGTTCGACTGCTTCGCCGGCGCCGCCGACTACCCGCCCGGGGTCAGCAAGTGCACGGGCGGCGGCATGAACCGGTCGCCGCAGCAGTGGGGCGACGCCGTCCGCCAGGCCTATCCCGGCTACAGCGGTCCCCGTCCGCGCGTCCAGCTGTGGCACGGCACCGCCGACACGCTCGTGCCCTACTCGCTGCTGCAGGAGGAGATCGAGCAGTGGACGGACGTGTTCGGGCTGAGCCAAACACCGACGTCCAGCGACACCCCGCAGCCTGGCTGGCAACGCCGCCGGTACGGCGACACGGTCGAGGCGTACAGCATCCAGGGCGCCGGGCACAGCCTCCCGGCCACCGGCATGGCCGCCCAGGCCATCGCGTTCTTCGGGCTGACCGGCACGGTCACCCCGGCCGGCTCGTGCGCGGTCACGGCCACCGTGTCCGCGTGGAACACCGGCCTGACGGAGAACCTCACCCTCACGAACACCGGCAGCACGGCGATCGACGGCTGGTCGCTGGTCTTCACCCTGCCGGGCGGGCAGCGCGTCACCTCCGGCTGGGGTGCCACCTACTCCCCCGCGTCGGGTCAGGTGACCGCGCGGAACGCGCCCTACAACGCGGTGCTCGCGCCGAACGCCTCGATCACGATCGGCTTCCAGGCCACCCACACCGGTGACGCGGCCGCACCTTCGGCCTTCGCTCTCAACGGCAAGTCCTGTTCCCTCCGCTGA
- a CDS encoding extracellular catalytic domain type 1 short-chain-length polyhydroxyalkanoate depolymerase, with protein MKRLLAFLLLVPLAVVFVVATARPAAAAALTRVTGFGANPTNLGMYLYVPDNVAPRPALLVLVHYCGGSASAIFTGNGHDYATAADRYGYLVVVPEATRDGHCFDVSTKAGLTRDGGSDTTGIMAMVAWTRQHYDVDPGRIVVSGFSSGAMMTNVLAAQYPDVFSAGSAFSGVPAGCFATTDGSLWNSQCAGGNVVKSAQQWADQAHAMYPGYAGAYPRMQLWHGNQDTTLAYPNYGEEIKQWTALRGVSQTPSATDHPQSSWTRNRYGDSVEGITVAGTGHTLPQAGMIAYAISFLGLDAGGGTSTGGPVRSVAAGRCLDVPGQSTTQGTRTQVWDCHGGANQAWTTTAAGELTVYSGGSLRCLDAEGAGTTPGTAAIIWPCHGGANQKWRIDSGGSVTSTQSGLCLELAGSTANGTGVRLGTCTHATTQQWTRN; from the coding sequence ATGAAACGGCTGCTCGCCTTCCTCCTCCTGGTGCCGCTGGCGGTGGTGTTCGTGGTCGCGACCGCCCGTCCGGCCGCGGCCGCCGCGTTGACCCGCGTCACCGGCTTCGGGGCCAACCCGACCAACCTCGGCATGTACCTGTACGTGCCGGACAACGTGGCGCCCCGGCCCGCCCTGCTCGTGCTGGTGCACTACTGCGGTGGTTCGGCGAGCGCGATCTTCACCGGCAACGGGCACGACTACGCGACGGCCGCCGACCGGTACGGCTACCTCGTCGTCGTCCCCGAGGCGACCCGGGACGGCCACTGCTTCGACGTGTCCACGAAAGCGGGCTTGACTCGTGACGGCGGCAGCGACACCACCGGCATCATGGCGATGGTGGCCTGGACCCGCCAGCACTACGACGTGGACCCCGGCCGGATCGTGGTCAGCGGCTTCTCGTCAGGCGCCATGATGACGAATGTCCTGGCCGCGCAGTACCCCGATGTTTTCTCCGCCGGTTCCGCGTTCTCCGGGGTGCCCGCGGGGTGCTTCGCCACCACCGACGGCTCGCTCTGGAACAGCCAGTGCGCGGGCGGCAACGTCGTCAAGTCCGCGCAGCAGTGGGCCGACCAGGCGCACGCCATGTACCCCGGTTACGCCGGTGCGTATCCCCGGATGCAGCTGTGGCACGGGAACCAGGACACCACCCTGGCGTACCCGAACTACGGCGAAGAGATCAAGCAGTGGACGGCGTTGCGCGGGGTGAGCCAGACGCCGTCCGCCACCGATCACCCGCAGTCGTCCTGGACGCGGAACCGCTACGGTGACTCCGTCGAAGGCATCACCGTCGCCGGGACCGGCCACACCCTGCCGCAGGCCGGGATGATCGCGTACGCGATCTCCTTCCTCGGCCTCGACGCCGGCGGCGGGACGAGCACCGGCGGCCCGGTGCGGTCGGTGGCCGCGGGCCGGTGCCTCGACGTGCCGGGCCAGTCGACCACCCAGGGCACGCGAACCCAGGTCTGGGACTGCCACGGCGGCGCGAACCAGGCGTGGACGACCACGGCGGCCGGGGAGCTGACCGTCTACTCCGGTGGCTCACTGCGGTGCCTGGACGCCGAGGGCGCCGGGACCACACCCGGCACGGCCGCGATCATCTGGCCCTGCCACGGCGGAGCCAACCAGAAGTGGCGGATCGACTCCGGCGGCAGCGTCACCTCGACGCAGTCCGGACTGTGCCTGGAGCTCGCGGGCTCGACCGCGAACGGCACCGGCGTGCGGCTCGGGACCTGCACCCACGCCACCACCCAGCAATGGACCCGGAACTGA
- a CDS encoding arabinofuranosidase catalytic domain-containing protein: MTIRVKPVRAILVVAAVLAAALSGAPPASAASTSLTSVASGRCLNVTGGADTPGTALEIRDCTGQASQSFEFTSAGELRALGGTRCVDAYGNQTAPGTAVISWSCTGGANQQWRQNSDGSITGVQSGLCLDVNGAGTANGTAVILWTCHGQSNQRWTTNTPPPAGAGPCDIYASGGTPCIAAHSTVRALYGSYTGNLYQVRRASDNTTRNVGADAGVQDSFCAGTSCVITVVYDQSGRGNDLWYQGSTVVPGSSQSSPAKATTESLTVGSRKAYSLYINPGNSYWRDGHLTGVPTGSAPEGMYMVTSGTHVNSGCCFDYGNSETTRKADAAGAMDAINFGKQCWFGGCSGSGPWVQADLEWGLYPGGSQTWNPNQRAFTGKFVTAVLKNNGTSRFAIKGSDAQSGSLTTLWDGGLPSGYSPMKKQGAIVLGSGGDCCKPGGGANLSAGTFYEGAMVAGYPSDATENAVQANIVAAGYR; the protein is encoded by the coding sequence GTGACGATTCGAGTCAAGCCGGTGCGCGCCATTTTGGTGGTGGCCGCCGTGCTGGCGGCCGCGCTGAGCGGCGCCCCACCGGCGTCCGCGGCGTCGACGTCCCTCACGAGCGTGGCGTCGGGGCGGTGCCTGAACGTGACGGGCGGCGCCGACACCCCGGGAACGGCGCTGGAGATCCGGGACTGCACCGGCCAGGCGAGCCAGTCCTTCGAGTTCACCTCCGCCGGTGAGCTGCGGGCACTGGGCGGAACGCGGTGCGTGGACGCCTACGGCAACCAGACCGCACCCGGCACGGCGGTGATCAGCTGGTCCTGCACGGGCGGGGCGAACCAGCAGTGGCGGCAGAACTCCGACGGGTCGATCACCGGCGTCCAGTCGGGGCTGTGCCTGGACGTGAACGGGGCCGGGACGGCGAACGGCACCGCCGTCATCCTGTGGACGTGCCACGGCCAGAGCAACCAGCGGTGGACCACGAACACCCCGCCACCGGCCGGCGCGGGCCCGTGCGACATCTACGCTTCGGGTGGCACGCCGTGCATCGCCGCGCACAGCACGGTCCGCGCGCTTTACGGCTCCTACACCGGAAATCTCTACCAGGTCCGGCGCGCGTCCGACAACACGACCCGGAACGTCGGCGCCGACGCCGGGGTCCAGGATTCCTTCTGCGCCGGCACTTCCTGCGTCATCACGGTGGTCTACGACCAATCAGGGCGGGGGAACGACCTGTGGTACCAGGGATCGACCGTGGTTCCCGGGTCCAGTCAGAGCAGTCCGGCGAAGGCGACCACGGAGTCGCTCACGGTCGGCAGCCGGAAGGCGTATTCCCTGTACATCAACCCCGGCAACAGCTACTGGCGCGACGGTCACCTGACCGGCGTGCCCACCGGCAGCGCGCCCGAGGGCATGTACATGGTGACCAGCGGGACGCACGTCAACAGCGGCTGCTGCTTCGACTACGGCAACAGCGAGACGACCCGGAAGGCCGACGCGGCCGGCGCGATGGACGCGATCAACTTCGGCAAGCAGTGCTGGTTCGGCGGGTGCTCCGGCAGCGGCCCGTGGGTGCAGGCCGACCTCGAATGGGGGCTCTACCCCGGCGGCAGCCAGACGTGGAACCCGAACCAGCGGGCGTTCACCGGCAAGTTCGTGACGGCGGTGCTGAAGAACAACGGGACGTCCCGGTTCGCCATCAAGGGCAGCGACGCCCAGTCCGGCAGCTTGACGACGCTCTGGGACGGCGGGCTCCCGAGCGGGTACAGCCCGATGAAGAAGCAGGGAGCGATCGTCCTGGGCAGCGGCGGTGACTGCTGCAAGCCCGGCGGCGGCGCGAACCTGAGCGCGGGGACCTTCTACGAAGGGGCGATGGTCGCGGGCTACCCGTCCGACGCGACCGAGAACGCGGTGCAGGCCAACATCGTGGCCGCCGGTTACCGCTGA
- a CDS encoding PQQ-dependent sugar dehydrogenase, which produces MPGSSALRRGALAVVAVLAAALVPVLTTPVGPAAAAALPPDSKFQKVTLHTETSNPMALDVAPDGRVFYIDRLGDVKVVKPSGTTVLATHLNVFTANESGGLNIALDPGFATNRWVYVYYSPNSGGNVDRLSRFTVSGDTIDQSTEKVVLDVPVQRAECCHHGAGLVIDKKNGNLWLSLGDNTNPFASDGYSPLDQRSGRAYWDAERTAGNTNSLSGKVLRIHPEADGTYTIPSGNLFVPGTAGTRPEIYVMGERNPFRMGLDPKTGYPLVANYGPDAPNASSSRGPQNTVEWDVVSKPGNAGWPFCVGPNLAYHQYNFATGASGAQFDCAGGPTNSSPNNTGLTKLPPAIPAQVYYHYQADPAHFPQLSGGAPMAGPVYRFDPNLASTRKWPADFDGRAVFAEWNTSSMYTFQLDSGGTAVTSIDALLPSVEFNRPMDFEFGPDGALYVVEWGTGYGGGNSDAAIVRVDYLGGGSAAPVAKAAADRTSGPAPLTVNFSSAGSADPGGSTLRYSWNFGDGTTSTAANPSHTYAAGNYTAVLTVTNAAGATATASVAVTSGNTAPAVTITTPPAGGLFEWGDKVNFAVTVSDPEDGTIDCAQVTVQAYLGHDEHGHPLEQYHGCTAQVQTTLSSGHSENDNLFYVVEASYTDKGGAGGAAPVTGRAQALLQPKMKQAEFFGATGRTADGKGTDTAGVTVETATDPAGGGSSAAFIQDGDWWSFDPLALDNTTGLHVRASSGGSGGTLEVRRNAPDGALVASVPITGTGGWQNWQDFAVGLSSPPTGTGKLYFVARNPSGQSGAAYLFNVNWVHFTGSGVGQPGTPPSGKQIVGTPSGRCVEVPNSSTANGTQVQLRDCGGQANQQWTYTSAKQLTVYGNKCLDASGQGTANGTPVIIWDCHNQVNQQWNVNGNGTITGVQSGLCVDANAQGTANGTKVILWSCGGQANQHWSLR; this is translated from the coding sequence ATGCCCGGATCTTCCGCACTGCGCCGCGGCGCGCTGGCGGTGGTCGCGGTCTTGGCCGCCGCCCTGGTCCCGGTGCTCACGACCCCGGTGGGACCGGCCGCCGCGGCGGCGCTGCCGCCGGACTCGAAGTTCCAGAAGGTCACGCTGCACACCGAGACGTCCAACCCGATGGCGCTCGACGTGGCCCCGGACGGGCGCGTGTTCTACATCGACCGACTCGGGGACGTGAAGGTCGTCAAGCCCAGCGGCACCACGGTCCTCGCGACGCACCTGAACGTCTTCACGGCCAACGAGTCCGGCGGGCTCAACATCGCGCTCGACCCGGGGTTCGCGACCAACCGGTGGGTCTACGTCTACTACTCGCCGAACAGCGGCGGCAACGTCGACCGGCTGAGCCGGTTCACCGTCAGCGGCGACACGATCGACCAGTCGACCGAGAAGGTCGTGCTGGACGTGCCGGTGCAGCGCGCCGAATGCTGCCACCACGGCGCGGGCCTGGTCATCGACAAGAAGAACGGGAACCTGTGGTTGTCGCTGGGCGACAACACCAACCCGTTCGCTTCCGACGGCTACAGCCCGCTCGACCAGCGGTCGGGACGCGCGTACTGGGACGCCGAACGCACGGCGGGCAACACCAACAGCCTGTCCGGCAAGGTGCTGCGGATCCACCCGGAGGCCGACGGCACCTACACGATCCCCTCGGGCAACCTGTTCGTGCCCGGCACGGCCGGCACGCGCCCCGAGATCTACGTGATGGGTGAGCGCAACCCGTTCCGGATGGGCCTCGACCCGAAGACCGGCTACCCCCTCGTCGCCAACTACGGTCCGGACGCGCCGAACGCCAGCTCGAGCCGCGGCCCGCAGAACACCGTGGAATGGGACGTCGTCAGCAAGCCCGGCAACGCCGGCTGGCCGTTCTGCGTCGGCCCGAACCTGGCCTACCACCAGTACAACTTCGCCACCGGCGCGTCCGGCGCGCAGTTCGACTGCGCCGGCGGTCCCACCAACAGCTCGCCCAACAACACCGGCCTGACCAAGCTGCCGCCGGCCATCCCGGCTCAGGTGTACTACCACTACCAGGCCGACCCGGCGCACTTCCCGCAGCTGTCCGGCGGGGCGCCGATGGCGGGCCCGGTCTACCGGTTCGACCCGAACCTCGCCTCCACCCGCAAGTGGCCGGCGGACTTCGACGGGCGCGCGGTCTTCGCCGAGTGGAACACCAGCTCGATGTACACCTTCCAGCTCGACAGCGGCGGCACGGCCGTCACCTCCATCGACGCGCTGCTGCCTTCGGTCGAGTTCAACCGGCCGATGGACTTCGAGTTCGGCCCGGACGGCGCGCTCTACGTGGTCGAGTGGGGCACCGGGTACGGCGGCGGCAACAGCGACGCGGCCATCGTCCGGGTCGACTACCTCGGCGGCGGTTCGGCCGCGCCGGTCGCGAAGGCGGCCGCGGACCGCACCAGCGGGCCCGCCCCGCTCACCGTGAACTTCTCCAGCGCCGGCTCGGCCGACCCGGGCGGCTCGACGCTGCGGTACAGCTGGAACTTCGGGGACGGCACGACGTCCACCGCGGCGAACCCCAGTCACACCTACGCCGCCGGCAACTACACGGCGGTGCTCACCGTGACGAACGCGGCGGGCGCCACCGCGACCGCGAGCGTCGCCGTCACCTCGGGCAACACGGCACCGGCGGTCACCATCACGACCCCGCCGGCGGGCGGCCTGTTCGAGTGGGGCGACAAGGTGAACTTCGCCGTCACGGTCAGCGATCCCGAGGACGGGACGATCGACTGCGCGCAGGTGACCGTCCAGGCCTACCTCGGCCACGACGAACACGGGCACCCGCTCGAGCAGTACCACGGGTGCACCGCCCAGGTGCAGACCACGCTTTCCTCGGGGCACAGCGAAAACGACAACCTCTTCTACGTCGTGGAAGCGTCCTACACGGACAAGGGCGGAGCCGGGGGAGCCGCCCCGGTCACCGGCCGCGCCCAGGCGCTCCTGCAGCCCAAGATGAAGCAGGCCGAGTTCTTCGGCGCCACCGGCCGCACCGCGGACGGGAAGGGCACCGACACCGCGGGCGTCACCGTGGAAACCGCGACGGACCCGGCCGGCGGCGGCAGCAGCGCGGCGTTCATCCAGGACGGCGACTGGTGGTCCTTCGACCCGCTGGCTCTCGACAACACCACCGGGCTGCACGTCCGGGCGTCGTCGGGCGGCTCCGGCGGCACGCTGGAGGTGCGCCGCAACGCGCCGGACGGCGCTCTGGTCGCCTCGGTGCCGATCACCGGCACCGGCGGCTGGCAGAACTGGCAGGACTTCGCGGTCGGCCTCTCGAGTCCGCCCACCGGGACCGGGAAGCTCTACTTCGTGGCCCGCAACCCCTCCGGCCAAAGCGGAGCCGCCTACCTGTTCAACGTCAACTGGGTCCACTTCACCGGCTCCGGTGTCGGCCAGCCCGGCACTCCGCCGTCCGGCAAGCAGATCGTGGGGACCCCGTCCGGCCGGTGCGTGGAGGTGCCGAACTCGTCGACGGCCAACGGAACACAGGTGCAGCTGCGGGACTGCGGCGGCCAAGCCAACCAGCAGTGGACCTACACCAGCGCCAAGCAGCTGACGGTGTACGGCAACAAGTGCCTGGACGCGTCCGGGCAGGGCACGGCCAACGGCACCCCGGTGATCATCTGGGACTGCCACAACCAGGTGAACCAGCAGTGGAACGTCAACGGCAACGGCACGATCACCGGCGTCCAGTCCGGATTGTGCGTGGACGCGAACGCGCAGGGCACGGCGAACGGCACGAAAGTCATCCTCTGGTCCTGCGGCGGCCAGGCCAACCAGCACTGGAGCTTGCGATGA
- a CDS encoding RICIN domain-containing protein, producing MRFGRLLVSFALGALLAAPGPAEAAEPAVTAATAGCGQAPGLASGTHTISSGGQNRSYVLRVPAGYDNAHPYRLFVGLHWRGGTANDVDSGGTDGYNWSYYGLRRLADNAGNTTIFVAPQGNGNGWANPGGQDVTFIDDLLRQLEAALCVDTSQVFAGGFSYGGAMSYALACARPAVFRAVAVYSGANLSGCSGGTQPVAYIGMHGTGDNVLPIASGRSLRDQFVRNNGCAAQNPPEPAGGSRTHIVTAYSGCRTGYPVVWAAFDGGHDPGPRDGCACSGWQTWTSGEVWKFLTQFGSSTPPSGAPVQVGVNYTLAAEHSGKLLDISGVSTAAGALLQQWPATGGQNQQFDFLDSGDGYYRVRARHSGLVLQVAGSATGADISQQPDSGAAAQQWRVVDLGGGVAGMVNRLSGLTMDVWGASTADGARISQWTATGGANQRFRIQRA from the coding sequence ATGAGGTTCGGACGTTTACTGGTGTCCTTCGCGCTCGGTGCGCTGCTGGCCGCGCCCGGGCCCGCCGAAGCCGCGGAGCCGGCGGTGACGGCGGCGACCGCGGGCTGTGGCCAGGCCCCCGGGCTCGCGAGCGGCACCCACACGATCTCCAGCGGCGGCCAGAACCGCAGTTACGTCCTGCGGGTCCCGGCCGGCTACGACAACGCTCACCCGTACCGGCTGTTCGTCGGGCTGCATTGGCGCGGCGGCACGGCCAACGACGTCGACTCGGGCGGGACCGACGGCTACAACTGGTCGTACTACGGGCTCCGGCGGCTGGCGGACAACGCGGGCAACACCACGATCTTCGTGGCACCCCAGGGCAACGGCAACGGCTGGGCCAACCCGGGCGGCCAGGACGTCACGTTCATCGACGACCTGCTGAGGCAGCTCGAGGCGGCCCTGTGCGTCGACACCTCGCAGGTCTTCGCGGGCGGGTTCAGCTACGGCGGCGCCATGAGCTACGCGCTCGCCTGCGCCCGGCCGGCGGTCTTCCGCGCGGTCGCCGTCTACTCCGGGGCCAACCTCAGCGGGTGCAGCGGCGGCACCCAGCCCGTCGCGTACATCGGCATGCACGGCACCGGGGACAACGTCCTGCCCATCGCTTCCGGCCGTTCGCTGCGCGACCAGTTCGTGCGGAACAACGGTTGTGCCGCGCAGAACCCGCCGGAGCCCGCGGGCGGCAGCCGGACCCACATCGTCACCGCCTACTCCGGCTGCCGGACCGGGTACCCCGTGGTCTGGGCCGCGTTCGACGGCGGCCACGACCCCGGCCCGCGCGACGGGTGCGCCTGCAGCGGCTGGCAGACCTGGACGTCGGGCGAGGTGTGGAAGTTCCTCACGCAGTTCGGCTCGTCGACTCCGCCGTCCGGGGCCCCGGTCCAGGTCGGGGTGAACTACACCCTGGCGGCCGAGCACAGCGGCAAGCTCCTCGACATCAGCGGCGTCTCCACCGCGGCCGGCGCCCTGCTGCAGCAGTGGCCGGCCACCGGCGGCCAGAACCAGCAGTTCGACTTCCTCGACTCCGGCGACGGCTACTACCGCGTCCGGGCCCGCCACAGCGGCCTCGTGCTCCAGGTGGCCGGCTCGGCCACCGGCGCGGACATCAGCCAGCAGCCGGACTCCGGAGCCGCCGCCCAGCAGTGGCGCGTGGTCGACCTGGGCGGCGGCGTGGCCGGCATGGTCAACCGCCTGAGCGGCCTGACGATGGACGTCTGGGGCGCCTCGACCGCCGACGGCGCGCGGATTTCCCAGTGGACGGCCACCGGCGGGGCCAACCAGCGGTTCCGGATCCAACGCGCTTGA